In Ascaphus truei isolate aAscTru1 chromosome 12, aAscTru1.hap1, whole genome shotgun sequence, the following are encoded in one genomic region:
- the LOC142463859 gene encoding uncharacterized protein LOC142463859: MLLLYIVAPGGHVSPEMEQVSSPGSASSTLLEEHHGDEDDEYDEDDATEETEIQSCDHEEVPIETVVPPNRPSTSTYDAIVASEGKIVDAENRRHSDMMTVLERMIGLQEETVSQLAHLHRVFIEVPKQLQKINTSFEALVVQQTQANYWRMTNVPQFNTSQPGSVHAGQFSPHSSDIHSPGPNVTGQVADIAVQVPDDILPLPSVQIQQQTPTKEATKTKQDTHETDQPSLVQCLPTCSHVSLGTSPVREQSLPKSPVGESLPKSPVGESLPKSPVGESLPKSPVGESLPKSPVGESLPKSPVGESLPKSPVGESLATSPVGESLATSPVGESLATSPVGEQSLATSPAREVPEATQSGSVVPKVGGKRKRKIQETTSRPVTRSQKEQKK, translated from the exons atgttattgttatatatagttgcccctggaggacatgtgtcacctgagatggaacaagtgtcttcacctgggtcagccagctcaacactactagaag aacatcatggtgatgaggatgatgagtatgatgaggatgacgccacagaagagactgaaatacaatcatgtgaccatgaagaggtgccaatagaaactgttgtaccgccaaatcgtccatcaacttccacatacgatgcaattgtagcttcagagggaaaaatagtggacgcagaaaatcgtcgccattcagacatgatgacagtgctggaaaggatgattggactgcaggaagaaacagtatcacaattggcacatctccacagagtcttcattgaagtgcctaaacagttgcaaaaaatcaacacctcattcgaagcattagttgttcagcaaacacaagctaattactggagaatgactaatgtaccacaattcaacacctcccagccaggatctgttcatgcaggtcagttttcaccacattcatctgatattcattcaccaggcccaaatgttaccggtcaagtagcagacattgctgtgcaggttcctgatgacatcctaccgctgccatctgtacaaattcagcagcagacacctacaaaggaggcgacaaaaacaaaacaagacacacatgaaacagaccaaccatcacttgtgcagtgtctaccaacttgctcacatgtgtcactgggcacaagccctgtccgtgaacagtcactacccaaaagccctgtaggtgagtcgctgcccaaaagccctgtaggtgaatcgctgcccaaaagccctgtaggtgaatcgctgcccaaaagccctgtaggtgagtcgctgcccaaaagccctgtaggtgaatcgctgcccaaaagccctgtaggtgaatcgctgcccaaaagccctgtaggtgagtcactggccacaagccctgtaggtgagtcactggccacaagccctgtaggtgagtcactggccacaagccccgtaggtgaacagtcactggccacaagccctgcccgtgaagtgccagaggccactcaaagtggctctgttgtgcctaaagttggtggcaaaagaaaaaggaaaattcaagagacaacaagcaggcctgttactcgctcgcaaaaggaacaaaaaaaataa
- the LOC142464012 gene encoding LOW QUALITY PROTEIN: protein phosphatase 1 regulatory subunit 12A-like (The sequence of the model RefSeq protein was modified relative to this genomic sequence to represent the inferred CDS: inserted 1 base in 1 codon; deleted 1 base in 1 codon) translates to MAAEDRCRSDAARDKRREQLSRWSGSETERSLGPGSSRRPPRVRFAQGAVFMAACSAGDREEVRGLLAAGAPINGTNVDGLTALHQACIDENMDMVQFLVENGASVNQPDNEGWTPLHAAASCGFVSIAQYLITQGASVASVNSEGELPLDVAHESAMEKLLKSEIKKQGLDLDVARREEEELMLRDARLWVNLGKHEDIRHPTTGATALHVSAAKGYTDVMRLLLQLGFDVDSRDSDGWTPLHAATHWGQQDACRLLCEALCDMDIINKVGQTAFDVADDTVESLLEELKKKQSALRLEKMKNAPQILPQTSPPNQNAGGRARRSSISRLSSQEKGALRVQDKERRAQHPPXVGAPNAPTGSSSEGESGSDASQKVKAQERINNLNNQLRSLPGTAGKRDEEKSEPASGSWRASLRKTGSSGTLSSGTPSEEGRKVAALPKSASSSQLSERDKSGAELRLARVPPNQTQKLFGNQESVREPQLGRGSLMRQRNEGEVGVNSLRRQRGDPLATKAETPTPRVDPLATKSETPAPRVDTLTTKGDAPVSTLNSLGRRTETTNSANTNSEPAANPETKERRKSYLTPVRDEEAEAQRKARSRHARQSRRSTQGVTLTDLKEAEKVIKGQQENKETEPEPAKGQEEESSRDSQSKARTGSRGSDDVTEVSWRARIASLQKSDLLGLTTPDPTPAPSGTHRRAGQTLDSKELQKSQEDEKESDERGGKNKPGVRDRRRPRGKRRSTGVPLTTKDSDGEESEEDDGAEERPQDQVDGLSSRAETLSKTHTTSHGEKALGAESRDTKDFKKLYVDLMRDNGRLRSQLLNTQNLVNETKVELDRATQRQERCVDRSFLIDTEKKEKVILERRVSELEEELKVLGDLKADNQRLKDENGALIRVISKLSK, encoded by the exons ATGGCGGCGGAGGATCGGTGCCGGTCGGACGCGGCTCGGGATAAGCGGCGGGAGCAGCTGAGCCGGTGGTCGGGCTCGGAGACGGAGCGGAGCTTGGGCCCCGGCTCCTCCCGCCGCCCGCCCCGGGTCCGCTTCGCGCAGGGAGCGGTGTTTATGGCCGCTTGTTCGGCCGGAGACCGGGAGGAGGTGCGGGGGTTACTGGCGGCCGGAGCCCCGATCAACGGGACCAATGTGGAC GGGCTGACGGCGCTGCACCAG gccTGTATCGATGAGAATATGGACATGGTTCAGTTTCTGGTGGAGAATGGAGCTAGTGTGAATCAACCGGATAATGAGGGATGGACCCCCCTCCATGCAGCAGCATCCTGCGGCTTCGTGAGCATCGCACA GTACCTGATTACACAGGGAGCCAGCGTCGCTTCTGTGAACAGCGAGGGGGAGCTGCCGCTGGACGTGGCCCACGAGAGCGCCATGGAGAAACTGCTGAAGAGCGAGATCAAGAAGCAAG GCTTGGATCTGGACGTCGCccggcgggaggaggaggagctgaTGCTGAGGGACGCGCGGCTCTGGGTGAACCTCGGGAAACACGAGGATATTAGACACCCGACCACTGGAGCTACTGCTTTGCATGTGTCTGCGGCCAAGGGTTACACAGATGTCATGAG GCTCCTCCTGCAGTTGGGGTTTGACGTGGACTCCCGTGATTCCGACGGTTGGACTCCCCTGCACGCGGCCACTCACTGGGGTCAGCAGGACGCGTGCCGTCTCCTTTGCGAGGCTCTATGCGACATGGACATCATCAACAAAGTG GGTCAGACGGCCTTTGATGTTGCAGATGACACGGTGGAGTCTCTGCTGGAAGAATTAAAGAAGAAGCAGAGTGCG cTGCGTCTGGAGAAGATGAAAAATGCCCCCCAGATTCTGCCTCAGACGAGCCCCCCCAACCAGAATGCTGGAGGCCGAGCACGAAG GAGTTCTATTTCTCGCCTGAGCAGCCAGGAGAAGGGAGCCCTGCGTGTGCAGGACAAGGAGCGCCGGGCGCAGCATCCCC CAGTGGGAGCCCCCAACGCACCCACCGGCTCCAGCTCCGAGGGGGAGTCTGGCTCTGACGCGAGTCAG AAAGTGAAAGCTCAGGAAAGAATCAACAACTTGAACAACCAACTGCGGAGCCTCCCAGGGACTGCGgggaagagg gATGAGGAGAAGTCCGAGCCGGCCTCCGGTTCGTGGCGAGCCTCCCTGAGGAAAACGGGAAGCTCCGGGACCCTCAGCTCCGGGACACCCTCTGAGGAGGGCAGGAAGGTGGCAGCACTGCCCAAATCTGCTTCCAGCTCCCAGCTTTCAGAGAGG GATAAGTCCGGTGCTGAGCTCCGTTTGGCCCGGGTGCCCCCCAACCAGACTCAGAAACTGTTCGGAAACCAGGAAAGTGTGCG GGAACCACAACTTGGCCGCGGTTCACTCATGCGCCAGCGTAAtgaaggggaggtgggagtgAATTCGCTGCGCAGGCAGAGGGGAGATCCCCTCGCAACTAAAGCAGAGACCCCGACACCACGGGTAGATCCTCTGGCAACAAAATCGGAAACCCCCGCACCCAGGGTAGACACCTTGACAACTAAAGGAGACGCCCCTGTTTCTACACTTAACTCTCTTGGAAG ACGCACTGAGACCACCAACTCCGCCAATACAAACTCAGAGCCAGCAGCCAACCCTGAGACCAAAGAAAGGCGCAA GTCCTATCTGACCCCTGTGAGAGACGAGGAGGCTGAAGCTCAACGCAAGGCGCGGTCTCGTCACGCACGACAGTCTCGACGATCTACTCAG GGCGTGACTCTCACAGACCTGAAGGAGGCTGAGAAGGTGATTAAGGGTCAGCAGGAGAACAAGGAGACGGAGCCAGAGCCAGCGAAGGGTCAAGAGGAGGAGAGCAGCAGAGACAGCCAATCAAAAGCCAGGACTGGGAGTCGGGGGAGTGACGACGTG ACGGAAGTCAGCTGGAGGGCTCGTATCGCCAGTTTGCAGAAATCGGACCTTTTAGGACTAACCACTCCGGACCCGACCCCGGCCCCATCAGGGACCCACCGGCGAGCAGGGCAGACCTTGGACAGCAAAG AGCTGCAGAAGTCCCAGGAGGACGAAAAGGAAAGTGACGAGAGAGGCGGGAAGAACAAACCAGGCGTGCGGGACCGGAGGAGGCCACGAGGGAAGCGGAGATCCACAGGGGTTCCACTGACCACCAAAGAC AGCGACGGTGAGGAATCTGAAGAGGACGACGGAGCCGAGGAGAGACCCCAAGATCAG GTAGATGGACTTAGCTCTCG GGCAGAAACGTTGTCCAAAACGCACACTACAAGTCATGGAGAGAAAGCTCTAGGGGCTGAATCCCGGGACACGAAGGACTTTAAGAAG CTCTACGTAGACCTGATGAGAGACAATGGACGCCTTCGCTCCCAGCTGCTAAACACCCAGAACCTGGTGAATGAAACTAAAGTGGAGTTGGATAGAGCTACACAG AGACAGGAGAGATGTGTTGACAGATCCTTCCTGATTGACACAGAGAAGAAG GAGAAGGTGATCCTGGAGCGCAGAGTTTCCGAGCTGGAGGAGGAGCTGAAG